Part of the Geodermatophilus obscurus DSM 43160 genome is shown below.
CGTCGCGCTCGTCGGCTTCTCCATGGGCGGTGGCGAGGTCGTCCGCTACCTCGCCACCCACGGCACCGAGCGGGTCAGCCGCGCGGTGCTCGCCGCCGCCGTGCCGCCGTACCTGTACAGGTCCGACGACAACCCGGACGGCGGCCTGGACGACGCCACCATCGAGCAGTTCCAGCAGGGCGTCGTCACGGACCGCCTCGCCTTCCTCGACGGCTTCACCACGACCTTCTTCTCGGCCGGCGACCGGGGCCTGCAGGTCAGCGAGCAGCAGCGGCAGTACGCGCTGCACATCGCCGAGGCCGCCTCGCCGAAGGGCACGCTGGACTGCATCACCGCCTTCAGCCGCACCGACTTCCGCGGCGACGTCGCCGGGATCACCGTGCCGACGCTGGTCGTCCACGGCGACTCGGACGCGATCGTGCCGTTGGAGGTCAGCGGCAAGCGCTCGCACGAGCTGATCCCGGACAGCGAGCTGGTCGTCATCGAGGGCGGGCCGCACGGGCTCAACGCCTCGCACCCCGAGCAGTTCAACGAGGCGCTGATCCGCTTCCTGCGTCGCTGAAGGAGGACCTGGCCGCCCCACCGCTCGCGAACTCGCGCCAGGCCCCGTCCAGAGGCTCGCCCCGAGCGTGCGAGCGGTGAGGAGGACGGGGTCCTTCTGCCTGCAACCAGGCCTCCGGGGCTCGCCGTGCGCCGGTGTGCGGCGGATCCTCCCCTGTGTGTGTCCGACCCACCTGTCGTCTCAGACGTCTGGTCCGGGAGGATGCCGCGATGACCACCGATCCGCGCACCGGCCTGCCGGCCGAGTTGTTCACCACGATCGACCACGTCGGCGTCGCCGTCCCGGACCTGGACGAGGCGCTGGCCTTCTACGCCCAGGCCTTCGGCGTGCACTCGGTGCACGAGGAGGTCAACGAGGAGCAGGGCGTCCGCGAGGCGATGCTCGCCGTCGGCGACGGCGACACCCGCATCCAGCTGCTCGCCCCACTGACCCCCGAGTCGACGATCGCGAAGTTCATCGGTCGCTCCGGCCCGGGCCTGCAGCAGCTGGCCTTCCGCGTGACCGACGTCGAGGCGGTCAGCGCGACGCTGCGCGAGCGCGGCCTCCGGCTGCTGTACGACACCCCGAAGCGGGGGACTTCGGACAGCCGGGTCAACTTCGTCCACCCCAAGGACGCCGGCGGCGTCCTCGTCGAGCTCGTCGAGCCGGCGGCGTCCGCGCACCGACCACCCGACCCGACCACCCGGCCGGTGGGCTGACGCCCTACCTACCTACCGGCCGGTAACATCTCGCGCCACCGCACTGCCGCTCCACCGACTCACGAGCCGACGAAGACCCGGGAGACCGCGTGAACGAGATCAGGGACGCCATCCTCGCCGACCAGCTGGACGCCATGGCCGGGCTGCCGGTGCCGGAGTCCTACCGGGCCGTGCTGGTCCGGAAGGACGAGCAGGACCTGTTCGAGGGCCTGACCGCCAAGGAGAAGGACCCGCGCAAGTCGCTGCACGTGGAGGAGGTGGCCACCCCGGAGCTGGGTCCGGGTGAGGCGATCGTCGCGGTGATGGCGTCCTCGGTGAACTACAACACCGTCTGGACGTCGATCTTCGAGCCGGTGTCGACCTTCGGGTTCCTGGAGCGCTACGGCCGCCAGAACGCCCTCACCAAGCGGCACGACCTGCCCTACCACGTGGTCGGTTCGGACCTGGCCGGTGTGGTGCTGCGGGTGGGCCCGGGCGTGAACCGGTGGAAGCCCGGCGACGAGGTCGTCGCGCACTGCCTGTCGGTGGAGCTGGAGGACCCGGCCGGCCACGACGACACGATGCTGGACCCGCAGCAGCGGATCTGGGGCTTCGAGACCAACTTCGGCGGCCTGGCCGAGCTCGCCCTGGTCAAGAGCAACCAGCTGATGCCCAAGCCGGCGCACCTGTCCTGGGAGGAGGCCGCCGCTCCCGGGCTGGTCAACTCCACCGCCTACCGGCAGCTGGTGTCCCGCAACGGCGCGGACATGAAGCAGGGCGACGTCGTGCTGATCTGGGGCGCGTCGGGTGGCCTGGGCTCCTACGCCACCCAGATGGCCCTCAACGGCGGCGCCATCCCGGTGTGCGTGGTCTCCAGCCCCGAGAAGGCCGCCATCGTCCGCTCGATGGGTGCCGAGCTGGTCATCGACCGCTCCGCCGAGGGCTACCGGTTCTGGAGGGACGAGGACACCCAGGACCCCAAGGAGTGGCAGCGGCTGGGCAAGAAGATCCGGGAGCTGACCGGCGGGGACGACGTCGACATCGTCTTCGAGCACCCCGGCCGGGAGACATTCGGCGCCTCGGTCTACGTCGCCAAGAAGGGCGGCACGATCGTCACCTGCGCCTCGACCAGCGGGTACATGCACTCCTACGACAACCGCTACCTGTGGATGAACCTCAAGCGGATCGTCGGCAGCCACTTCGCCAACTACAAGGAGGCCTGGGAGGCCAACCGGCTCATCGACAAGGGCCTCATCCACCCGACGCTGTCCAAGGTGTACCCGATGGACCAGGTCGGCCAGGCCGCGTGCGACGTCCACCACAACGCCCACCAGGGCAAGGTCGGCGTGCTCACCCTCGCCCCCGAGGAGGGCCTCGGCGTCAAGGACGCCGCCAAGCGGGAGAAGCACCTCGCCGCGATCAACCGGTTCCGGGGCGTCTGAGAGAGGACCCCCCGCCCCCCGCCGTCGAAGGACCCGTCCTCATCCCTCGCGAGCTCGGGACGAGCCTCTGGACGGGGCCGGCGGCGGGACCCTGCAGGGAGCCGTTCCAGGAGGTCGCCCGGCTCGGTGAGGCCCTGGGGTGGCCGCCCCAGGGCCTCACCGAGCCAGCGGCAGGGCCGGGCGGGGTGCCGGCACGTGGCGCGGTCCGGTGCCGTGCTGGCACCCTGCAGGGTGGGTCTGACGACACGACGGACCCACCCGCCGACTCTGCGAGGATGACCGCATGACCGATCCCCGCCGCGACATGCTGCCGATGCGCGAGGCCCAGCACTCGTTCGACGTGGTGCTCCGGGGCTACGACCGGCACCAGGTGGCCGAGACGATCGAGCGCCTCGAGGCCGACATCCAGGTCGCCCTGGCCGACCGCGACGCGGCGATGAGCCGCTCGTCCGACCTCGCCGGCCAGCTCTCGGCGCTGCACGGGGAGATCGAGCAGCTGCGGCGCAAGGCCGCGTCCTCCGGGCCGGCCACCTTCGAGAACATCAGCGAGCGCATCCAGCACATGCTGCGGCTCGCCGAGGAGGAGGCGGCGGAGATCCGCCGGTCCGCCGAGCAGGAGGCCCAGGCGCTGCGGGAGCACACCGCCGCCGAGGAGCGGGCGATGCACGAGCGGCACGCCGCCGGGCAGGCCGAGGTCGACCGGATGATCGCCGAGGCCCGGCAGAACGCCGAGCAGATCGCCAGCAAGGCGCAGATCCGCGCCGACGAGCTGGTCGCCAAGGCCCAGGAGAAGGTGGCCCGGCTCGACGCCGAGTCCCAGGCCCGGCGGGCGAAGGTCGAGGAGGACTTCGAGATCGCCCAGCGGGCCCGCCGGCAGGAGGCGGCCCGGCTGGATGAGGAGCGCGATCGCTCGTCGGCGCAGGCAGCCGCGCAGCGGGTTGCCGCGGCCGAGAAGCACGCCACCCAGCTGGTCAGCGACGCCGAAGCGGCTGCGGCGGCCATCCGTGCGGTGCGGGACGAGCTCACCGGCCGGCTGCTCGAGGTGCGCTCGCTGCTCGAGCGGCTCCCTGGCCTCGGCGACCGGCGTCCCCAGCCGCAGGCCGGCCCCCGGCCGCCGGCCGCGGTCCGCCCGCAGCCGACCCCCCGCTCCCCGCAGACCGGGCCCGAGCCGGCCCGCGACGAGCAGCGGCAGTCACAGCCGGTCGGACCGGTCACGGCGCAGCAGCCGGTGGTGCGGCCCACGACGGCACCCCAGCCGGCGCAGCGTCCCGAGCCGCCCGCGGGCAACGGCGAGGCGGCCGCG
Proteins encoded:
- a CDS encoding alpha/beta fold hydrolase; the encoded protein is MPRLDVGTENGHPVELHHQDVGAGRPVVLIHGWPLSGRSWEAQVGPLVEAGHRVVTYDRRGFGDSSQPWNGYDYDTFSADLHALLEHLDLRDVALVGFSMGGGEVVRYLATHGTERVSRAVLAAAVPPYLYRSDDNPDGGLDDATIEQFQQGVVTDRLAFLDGFTTTFFSAGDRGLQVSEQQRQYALHIAEAASPKGTLDCITAFSRTDFRGDVAGITVPTLVVHGDSDAIVPLEVSGKRSHELIPDSELVVIEGGPHGLNASHPEQFNEALIRFLRR
- the mce gene encoding methylmalonyl-CoA epimerase encodes the protein MTTDPRTGLPAELFTTIDHVGVAVPDLDEALAFYAQAFGVHSVHEEVNEEQGVREAMLAVGDGDTRIQLLAPLTPESTIAKFIGRSGPGLQQLAFRVTDVEAVSATLRERGLRLLYDTPKRGTSDSRVNFVHPKDAGGVLVELVEPAASAHRPPDPTTRPVG
- the ccrA gene encoding crotonyl-CoA carboxylase/reductase, with the translated sequence MNEIRDAILADQLDAMAGLPVPESYRAVLVRKDEQDLFEGLTAKEKDPRKSLHVEEVATPELGPGEAIVAVMASSVNYNTVWTSIFEPVSTFGFLERYGRQNALTKRHDLPYHVVGSDLAGVVLRVGPGVNRWKPGDEVVAHCLSVELEDPAGHDDTMLDPQQRIWGFETNFGGLAELALVKSNQLMPKPAHLSWEEAAAPGLVNSTAYRQLVSRNGADMKQGDVVLIWGASGGLGSYATQMALNGGAIPVCVVSSPEKAAIVRSMGAELVIDRSAEGYRFWRDEDTQDPKEWQRLGKKIRELTGGDDVDIVFEHPGRETFGASVYVAKKGGTIVTCASTSGYMHSYDNRYLWMNLKRIVGSHFANYKEAWEANRLIDKGLIHPTLSKVYPMDQVGQAACDVHHNAHQGKVGVLTLAPEEGLGVKDAAKREKHLAAINRFRGV